One Maribacter dokdonensis DSW-8 genomic region harbors:
- a CDS encoding ABC transporter ATP-binding protein: MIQIKDLHKSYKMGKNSLHVLKGINFNVEEGELVAIMGSSGSGKSTLLNILGMLDSSDSGEYILDNVPIKNLNETKAARYRNKFLGFVFQSFNLINYKSAAENVALPLYYQKVPRKERQEKSLKYLEQVGLKEWAGHLPSELSGGQKQRVAIARALAAEPKVLLADEPTGALDSKTSYEVMDLIQKINDAGNTILIVTHEPDIADMCKRIVHLKDGVIIEDKKIEQVRAEQYV; encoded by the coding sequence ATGATTCAAATAAAAGATCTTCACAAGTCCTATAAAATGGGCAAGAATTCACTTCACGTTCTAAAAGGCATTAATTTTAATGTTGAAGAAGGGGAGTTGGTAGCTATCATGGGTTCTTCCGGTTCTGGTAAATCTACCTTGCTAAACATACTAGGTATGTTAGATAGTTCTGATTCCGGAGAGTATATACTGGATAATGTTCCAATCAAAAATCTAAATGAAACCAAGGCGGCTAGATATAGAAACAAGTTTTTAGGCTTTGTTTTTCAATCTTTCAATCTGATCAATTATAAAAGTGCTGCAGAGAATGTTGCATTGCCATTATATTATCAAAAAGTTCCAAGAAAAGAGCGTCAAGAAAAGTCACTTAAATATTTGGAGCAGGTTGGCTTAAAAGAGTGGGCAGGTCATTTACCAAGTGAGCTGTCAGGTGGTCAAAAGCAACGTGTTGCCATTGCTAGGGCGTTGGCGGCAGAACCTAAGGTGTTGTTAGCAGATGAGCCAACCGGTGCGTTGGATAGTAAAACTTCTTATGAGGTTATGGATCTGATCCAGAAAATCAATGATGCCGGCAATACTATTTTGATAGTAACGCATGAACCCGATATTGCAGATATGTGCAAGCGTATTGTTCACTTAAAGGATGGGGTGATCATTGAGGATAAGAAAATAGAACAAGTTAGAGCCGAGCAATATGTTTGA
- a CDS encoding efflux RND transporter periplasmic adaptor subunit, giving the protein MKKSTTIIVLLLIVFAFGGSMFYLYSKNAEDPVVYLTEEPSKQTIIKKTMATGSILPLEEVLIKPNISGVIEKIFVEGGDYVKSGDLLCTIKVVPNLSALNDARNNIDEAKINLDDQLRNLERQKGLFSKGVISKVDLERAQVSYDQSKQSYAAANKRYDIVKTGTTSGFGNAANTQIRATVSGMVLEVPVEVGNQVIESNNFNEGTTIAAIADVDKMIFEGKVDESEVGKIKENLPLEITVGAIEDKTFDAVLDYIAPKGNEENGAIQFEIKGTLKKQDSVFIRAGLSANASIILARADSVLAVKEALVQFDDETKKPFVEIATGDQQFERRDIELGISDGIHVQINSGINEGEKIKVWNEIKPDELADNE; this is encoded by the coding sequence ATGAAAAAGTCAACAACTATTATTGTACTCCTATTAATTGTTTTCGCCTTTGGCGGATCAATGTTCTATCTCTATTCCAAAAATGCAGAAGACCCTGTTGTTTATTTAACGGAGGAGCCCTCTAAACAGACCATTATCAAAAAGACCATGGCTACGGGCAGTATTTTACCTTTGGAAGAAGTGTTGATCAAGCCAAACATTTCTGGGGTTATCGAAAAGATTTTTGTGGAAGGTGGAGATTATGTGAAATCTGGAGATCTATTATGTACAATAAAGGTAGTGCCTAACCTTAGTGCGTTAAATGATGCCAGGAATAATATAGATGAAGCCAAAATTAATTTAGATGATCAATTGCGAAATCTAGAACGCCAAAAAGGATTGTTTTCTAAAGGAGTGATTTCAAAAGTAGATCTGGAACGCGCCCAGGTTAGTTACGATCAATCTAAACAATCATATGCCGCCGCAAACAAACGCTATGATATAGTAAAGACCGGTACAACCTCTGGTTTTGGTAATGCTGCAAATACACAAATTAGGGCAACGGTCAGTGGTATGGTTTTAGAAGTGCCGGTAGAGGTGGGTAATCAAGTTATTGAAAGCAATAATTTTAATGAAGGGACTACCATAGCTGCTATCGCTGATGTTGATAAAATGATTTTTGAGGGCAAAGTAGATGAGTCCGAAGTAGGTAAGATAAAGGAGAATCTGCCTCTTGAAATAACTGTAGGAGCCATTGAGGATAAAACCTTTGATGCTGTTTTAGATTACATAGCTCCAAAGGGAAACGAAGAAAATGGTGCCATACAATTTGAAATAAAAGGAACATTGAAGAAGCAAGATTCTGTATTTATAAGAGCTGGGCTAAGTGCCAACGCATCCATTATTTTGGCACGTGCAGATAGTGTTTTAGCCGTAAAGGAAGCTTTGGTGCAGTTTGATGACGAGACTAAGAAACCCTTTGTTGAAATAGCTACCGGTGATCAACAATTTGAAAGACGAGATATAGAACTTGGTATAAGTGATGGTATTCATGTTCAAATAAACTCCGGTATAAATGAAGGGGAAAAAATTAAGGTGTGGAACGAGATAAAGCCCGATGAGCTTGCCGATAATGAATAA
- a CDS encoding ABC transporter permease, whose translation MFNRDRWKEILEVLSSNVFRTLATSFGVGWGIFILIILLAAGKGLENGIRADFGDIATNTMFMWSRNTTMPYKGLPKGRRFSFKLEDVQAIKDNVPDLRFISPRNQLGGFRGANNVVRGLRTGAFNVYGDYPEIIKQEPMTITSGRFVNHNDIQDKRKIAVIGDGVRNELYDQGETVIGTYIKIQGVNFMVVGTYQKKDDGGGEEGQKEIYVPFTAFSQAFNTSNDVGWMAITANDGSSISDLKEKIVGVVKEKRKIHPDDKRAVGYFDLYEQFNRVESLFGALRWVAYFVGVLVLLSGIIGVSNIMLIVIKERTKEIGIRRALGEAPWSIKKQILMESIFLTIISGMIGIVFGAAFIYGVNAVLDSVGPVDMFINPSVSLAVVVSALIILVFSGLLAGFIPAQSAIKIRPIEALRTE comes from the coding sequence ATGTTCAATAGAGACCGGTGGAAAGAAATTTTGGAAGTTTTGTCTAGCAATGTTTTTAGGACATTGGCAACTTCCTTTGGCGTAGGTTGGGGTATATTCATACTAATCATTCTTTTGGCGGCAGGTAAAGGCTTGGAGAACGGTATTAGGGCAGATTTTGGGGACATTGCTACAAATACCATGTTCATGTGGTCTAGAAATACAACAATGCCCTATAAAGGATTGCCAAAGGGTAGGCGTTTTAGTTTTAAGTTAGAAGATGTTCAGGCCATTAAGGACAATGTACCTGATCTTCGCTTTATTTCTCCTCGTAATCAATTAGGAGGTTTTAGGGGGGCAAATAATGTGGTCCGCGGATTAAGAACGGGTGCATTTAATGTTTATGGGGATTATCCTGAAATCATAAAACAAGAACCTATGACGATAACCTCGGGTAGGTTTGTGAATCATAATGACATACAGGATAAAAGAAAGATTGCGGTAATAGGCGACGGTGTTAGAAACGAATTATACGATCAGGGTGAAACCGTAATTGGGACGTATATAAAAATACAAGGTGTCAACTTTATGGTGGTGGGTACCTATCAAAAGAAAGATGACGGTGGTGGTGAAGAAGGTCAAAAAGAAATATATGTGCCGTTTACGGCTTTTTCACAAGCATTTAATACAAGTAATGATGTAGGGTGGATGGCCATTACCGCCAATGATGGTAGTTCTATTTCCGATTTAAAAGAGAAAATAGTTGGCGTTGTTAAGGAAAAAAGAAAAATTCACCCAGATGACAAACGTGCTGTAGGATATTTTGATCTTTATGAGCAGTTTAATCGTGTAGAAAGTTTGTTCGGTGCATTGCGATGGGTGGCCTACTTTGTTGGAGTATTGGTTTTGCTATCCGGTATTATTGGGGTAAGTAATATCATGCTGATCGTTATCAAAGAACGCACAAAGGAAATTGGAATTCGAAGGGCATTGGGCGAAGCACCTTGGTCCATAAAAAAACAAATTTTAATGGAATCTATTTTCTTGACAATAATATCGGGTATGATAGGTATTGTTTTCGGGGCGGCATTTATTTATGGCGTAAATGCAGTGTTAGATTCCGTAGGTCCTGTAGATATGTTCATCAACCCAAGTGTAAGTTTAGCGGTTGTGGTAAGCGCACTGATCATCTTGGTATTTTCAGGCTTGTTGGCAGGTTTTATTCCTGCCCAAAGTGCCATAAAGATTAGACCTATAGAAGCATTAAGAACAGAGTAA
- a CDS encoding ABC transporter permease has product MFDLERWQEIFDTIRKNKLRTFLTGLSVASGIFILVILLGFGQGMQNGIAKEFEQDAATSVWVWPGVTTVGYKGMNPGRPIQFRNENYEMAGVLFQEQIENESPRLFVRDVFVNFGSESLAYNVQGVSHQFQFIENEFMTLGRFLNQQDGDSKAKVAIISNKINREVFHELESPIGEYLDLSGIPFKIVGVYGDIGGEREEDRIYIPISTAQQVFNGADYLNNLAYTLPPKEDFEAAVQQSIKFKNELKSYLQKAHTVAPEDTSAIQVYNPMEEAKRFYALMGGIKFFFWFVGVCTIIAGIVGVSNIMLIVVKERTREIGIRKALGAKPWSIVGMILHEAIFITAIAGFTGLILSMGLLEIVGPHVEVDYVLNPSVNFNVALTTVFVLIIAGAIAGFFPAWRAAKIHVIEALRDE; this is encoded by the coding sequence ATGTTCGATCTAGAACGTTGGCAAGAAATTTTCGATACTATTCGTAAAAATAAATTACGAACATTTCTTACCGGACTTTCCGTTGCTTCAGGCATTTTTATACTGGTCATTTTATTGGGTTTTGGTCAAGGCATGCAAAATGGAATTGCCAAAGAATTTGAACAAGATGCGGCTACAAGTGTTTGGGTTTGGCCAGGGGTAACCACTGTTGGTTATAAAGGTATGAACCCAGGTAGGCCTATTCAATTCAGAAACGAAAATTATGAAATGGCCGGTGTTTTGTTTCAGGAACAAATAGAGAATGAATCTCCAAGGTTATTTGTTAGAGATGTATTTGTCAATTTTGGTAGTGAATCATTGGCATATAATGTTCAAGGGGTTTCGCATCAATTTCAATTTATAGAGAATGAGTTTATGACCCTTGGGAGATTTCTGAATCAACAAGACGGTGACTCTAAGGCCAAGGTTGCCATTATCAGTAATAAGATCAATAGGGAAGTATTTCATGAATTGGAAAGCCCTATTGGTGAGTATTTAGATTTGTCCGGAATTCCATTTAAAATCGTTGGGGTATATGGGGATATAGGTGGAGAACGGGAAGAAGATCGTATTTATATACCTATAAGTACGGCACAACAGGTTTTTAATGGTGCGGACTATTTGAATAACCTTGCGTATACGCTTCCTCCAAAAGAAGATTTTGAAGCAGCTGTACAACAATCCATTAAATTTAAAAATGAGCTTAAATCATATTTGCAAAAAGCACATACGGTAGCGCCAGAAGATACTAGCGCCATACAGGTGTATAACCCTATGGAAGAAGCCAAGCGCTTTTATGCTTTAATGGGGGGAATAAAGTTTTTCTTTTGGTTTGTTGGGGTATGTACCATTATTGCGGGTATAGTGGGTGTAAGTAATATTATGCTAATTGTAGTTAAAGAACGTACTCGAGAAATAGGTATTCGTAAGGCATTAGGAGCAAAGCCGTGGTCTATTGTAGGTATGATATTGCACGAAGCCATTTTTATTACGGCAATAGCGGGTTTTACCGGTCTTATTTTAAGTATGGGATTGTTGGAAATCGTAGGTCCGCATGTAGAGGTAGATTATGTTTTGAATCCGTCGGTAAATTTCAATGTGGCCTTAACAACCGTATTTGTATTAATAATTGCCGGAGCCATAGCTGGATTTTTCCCGGCATGGAGAGCTGCTAAAATTCATGTGATAGAAGCTCTTAGAGATGAATAG
- a CDS encoding DUF420 domain-containing protein: MQGKVQDEKKFNRLIAIVSIVIPIVVAALFGVKLPNVEPLSFLPPIYAAINGLTAVLLVAAVWAIKNGNVKLHQNLMTTNIVLSLLFLVMYIAYHMTSDSTSYGGEGAIKYVYYFILITHIILSIALIPLVLRTYALAYLGKFEDHRALAKYTFPIWFYVAVTGVVVYLMISPYYAY, encoded by the coding sequence ATGCAAGGTAAGGTTCAAGACGAAAAAAAATTCAATAGGCTAATTGCTATAGTTTCTATAGTTATACCTATAGTTGTTGCAGCTTTGTTTGGGGTTAAATTACCCAATGTTGAACCTCTGTCATTTTTACCACCAATTTACGCTGCAATAAATGGTTTAACTGCGGTTCTACTTGTGGCAGCAGTTTGGGCTATTAAGAATGGTAATGTAAAATTACATCAGAATTTGATGACTACAAATATTGTACTGTCCTTATTGTTCTTGGTAATGTATATTGCCTATCACATGACCTCGGATTCTACCAGTTATGGGGGTGAAGGCGCAATCAAATATGTATACTATTTTATTTTGATTACCCATATTATTTTATCCATTGCACTAATTCCTTTAGTATTACGAACCTATGCTTTAGCTTATTTAGGAAAATTTGAAGACCATAGAGCATTGGCAAAATATACTTTTCCTATTTGGTTTTATGTAGCGGTTACCGGTGTTGTGGTTTATTTAATGATATCTCCATATTATGCGTACTAA
- a CDS encoding SCO family protein: MNKKYTYVWVSLIVLIFGIIVVPRIVNRLSDGSVVENDRLNTSSKIDNEKLGYILLNGKRRKVPSFQFLNQDSILVSDKDYLGKVYVVDFFFTRCPSICPVMTTNLVNIQKHFKGEDNFGIASFSITPEFDTPKVLREYQEKYHIQDHNWNLMTGDQTAIYDLANAGFNIFAAEMPDAPGGFEHSGLFALVDKEGFLRSRIDDFGNPIVYYRGAILEEKGVNDHGETEEIGILKADIKKLLEE, from the coding sequence ATGAATAAAAAATATACATACGTTTGGGTTTCGTTAATTGTTCTAATTTTTGGAATTATTGTGGTCCCAAGAATAGTCAATAGATTGTCTGATGGTTCGGTGGTTGAGAATGATCGTTTGAATACCTCTAGTAAAATCGATAACGAAAAACTTGGCTATATTTTATTGAATGGAAAACGAAGAAAAGTACCTTCGTTTCAGTTTTTGAACCAAGACAGTATTCTGGTTTCTGATAAGGATTATTTAGGTAAGGTCTATGTTGTAGATTTCTTTTTTACAAGGTGTCCTAGTATTTGCCCTGTAATGACGACCAACTTGGTAAATATTCAGAAACATTTTAAAGGTGAGGATAACTTTGGGATAGCTTCATTTAGTATAACGCCTGAATTTGATACGCCCAAGGTATTAAGGGAATACCAAGAAAAGTACCATATACAAGACCATAATTGGAATTTAATGACCGGGGATCAAACAGCCATTTATGACCTGGCCAATGCCGGATTCAATATTTTTGCGGCAGAAATGCCAGATGCGCCTGGCGGGTTTGAACATTCCGGGTTATTTGCTTTAGTAGATAAGGAAGGCTTCTTAAGATCTAGAATTGACGACTTCGGTAATCCTATCGTATATTATCGCGGAGCAATTTTAGAAGAAAAGGGCGTCAATGATCATGGTGAAACGGAAGAAATAGGCATACTTAAAGCCGATATTAAAAAGTTGTTGGAAGAATAA
- a CDS encoding cytochrome C oxidase subunit IV family protein gives MADGHKLEIFRGLVKFKSNTQKIWGVLAFLTLITAVEVVLGIIKPASLTDTYILGMKLINWVFIILTLVKAYYIAWDFMHLRDEKSSLRRAIVWTPIFLVIYLTFILLVEADYIYNVYKDGFISWNF, from the coding sequence ATGGCAGACGGACATAAATTAGAGATTTTTAGAGGGCTTGTAAAGTTCAAATCTAACACACAGAAAATCTGGGGAGTATTGGCATTTTTGACCTTAATAACTGCAGTAGAGGTAGTTTTAGGTATCATTAAGCCAGCATCATTAACCGATACCTATATATTGGGAATGAAATTGATTAATTGGGTGTTTATCATCTTAACTTTGGTAAAAGCGTATTATATAGCTTGGGATTTTATGCACTTACGTGATGAAAAATCTTCTCTAAGAAGAGCCATAGTTTGGACACCAATATTCTTGGTCATTTATTTGACGTTTATCCTTCTGGTTGAAGCTGATTACATTTATAATGTTTATAAAGATGGTTTTATAAGTTGGAACTTCTAG
- a CDS encoding cytochrome c oxidase subunit 3, translating to MNSTVTTGTETSVWGGGNQPLGASYGKMMMWFFIVSDALTFSGFLAAYGFSRFKFIETWPIADEVFTHVPFFHGNYPMIYVAFMTFVLIMSSVTMVLAVDAGHKMKKNAVIWYMFATVIGGIIFVGSQAWEWGTFIKGDYGALETKGGRILQFVDAGDTEKRVALSDFATSIPSERTEHERKNGVWFYQEPGLTSVSLNEVVEGFKANPNILIRTELINEEGKKTVLDRKASLAKLADATQVVEGANLIHNEYGSRLFADFFFFITGFHGFHVFSGVVINIIIWFNVILGTYERRGHYEMVEKVGLYWHFVDLVWVFVFTFFYLV from the coding sequence ATGAATTCTACGGTGACTACGGGAACGGAAACAAGCGTATGGGGTGGAGGTAATCAACCCTTAGGAGCAAGCTATGGTAAAATGATGATGTGGTTTTTCATTGTTTCGGATGCTTTGACTTTCTCTGGATTTTTAGCAGCTTATGGCTTTTCAAGATTTAAGTTTATTGAAACATGGCCCATTGCGGACGAGGTGTTTACACACGTTCCTTTCTTTCATGGTAATTATCCCATGATTTATGTGGCTTTTATGACGTTTGTTTTAATTATGTCATCTGTAACTATGGTATTGGCTGTAGATGCAGGGCATAAAATGAAAAAGAATGCCGTTATCTGGTACATGTTCGCTACGGTTATCGGTGGTATAATCTTCGTTGGTTCTCAAGCATGGGAGTGGGGAACTTTTATCAAAGGTGATTACGGCGCTTTAGAAACAAAAGGTGGTAGAATTTTGCAGTTTGTTGATGCTGGTGATACCGAAAAGAGAGTTGCATTGTCAGATTTTGCAACTTCTATTCCAAGTGAAAGAACTGAGCACGAAAGAAAGAATGGTGTTTGGTTTTATCAAGAACCAGGACTTACAAGTGTTTCTTTAAATGAAGTTGTAGAAGGTTTTAAGGCTAATCCTAATATTTTGATCAGAACTGAATTGATCAATGAAGAAGGTAAGAAGACCGTATTGGATAGAAAGGCTTCTTTGGCTAAATTGGCAGATGCTACACAAGTTGTAGAAGGTGCTAACCTAATTCATAATGAATATGGAAGCAGATTGTTTGCAGATTTCTTTTTCTTTATCACAGGTTTCCACGGTTTTCATGTTTTCTCAGGGGTAGTGATCAATATTATTATTTGGTTTAATGTTATTCTTGGTACTTATGAAAGAAGAGGACATTATGAAATGGTAGAAAAGGTTGGTTTATACTGGCACTTTGTAGATTTGGTTTGGGTATTTGTATTTACCTTCTTCTACTTGGTATAA
- a CDS encoding cytochrome c oxidase subunit 3: protein MDLTQGTEAEKKARAKKMMLWFGIISLLMSFAGWTSAYIVSRSREDWVSEIQLPNAFLYSTIVIIISSVSYMLAKKAIKDGEKASGTKWLWITLGLGILFVLLQFSGFSEMVAKGYYFTGPTSGIKVSFVFLIAMVHVVHVVAGMISLLVVIYNQNKGKYSPENYLGVTLGATFWHFLDLLWIYLVLFMFFVK from the coding sequence ATGGATTTAACACAGGGTACGGAGGCAGAGAAAAAAGCTAGGGCGAAAAAAATGATGCTTTGGTTTGGTATTATTAGCCTTCTAATGAGTTTTGCAGGGTGGACGAGTGCATACATAGTTAGTCGCTCTAGAGAAGATTGGGTTAGTGAAATTCAATTGCCAAATGCTTTTTTGTATAGTACGATCGTTATTATCATCAGTAGTGTTTCATATATGTTGGCAAAAAAGGCTATTAAAGATGGAGAAAAAGCCAGTGGTACTAAATGGCTTTGGATAACGTTAGGTTTAGGGATATTGTTTGTGTTGCTTCAGTTTTCTGGATTTTCGGAAATGGTAGCCAAAGGATATTATTTTACAGGTCCAACAAGTGGTATTAAGGTTTCCTTCGTATTTTTAATTGCAATGGTGCATGTAGTGCATGTAGTGGCGGGTATGATATCATTATTAGTGGTGATATACAATCAAAACAAAGGAAAATATAGTCCGGAAAACTATTTAGGTGTTACCTTAGGGGCTACATTTTGGCATTTTTTAGATTTATTATGGATCTATTTGGTGTTATTTATGTTCTTTGTAAAATAA
- the cyoE gene encoding heme o synthase yields MKTAVGSVKNSAFALIFADFKEITKARLAISVVFSSLAGYFLGAYEIQWGQVLLLAFGGYCMVGASNAYNQVIEKDLDALMKRTKNRPIPAGRMSVNIAMAVAIVLTLLGVLSLYLLNPKTAMFGAISIFLYTSVYTPLKTITPLAVFVGAIPGAIPFMLGWVAATNDFGIEPGTLFMIQFFWQFPHFWALGWMLDDDYRSGGFKMLPTGKKDAATVLQIIMYTIWMMAVSIIPVFGITGRLQLSIVAAVIIFLMGAVMLGFAFQLYRHRDNVSARKLMLASVSYITLMQIVYVIDKFLA; encoded by the coding sequence ATGAAGACGGCCGTTGGTTCGGTAAAGAATAGTGCATTTGCATTGATTTTTGCCGATTTTAAGGAGATTACCAAAGCTAGATTAGCTATTAGTGTCGTTTTTTCTTCCTTAGCAGGTTATTTCTTGGGTGCTTACGAAATACAATGGGGGCAAGTGCTTCTTTTGGCTTTTGGTGGTTATTGTATGGTAGGTGCCAGTAATGCCTACAACCAGGTCATTGAAAAAGATTTGGATGCCTTAATGAAGCGTACTAAGAATAGACCAATTCCCGCTGGGCGTATGTCTGTTAATATTGCCATGGCAGTGGCTATAGTACTTACTTTATTGGGTGTATTGTCTCTATACCTTCTGAATCCAAAAACTGCCATGTTTGGTGCTATATCCATATTCCTTTACACTAGCGTATATACACCTTTAAAAACAATAACCCCGTTAGCGGTATTTGTAGGTGCAATACCAGGAGCAATACCTTTTATGTTGGGTTGGGTAGCTGCTACAAATGATTTTGGAATAGAACCGGGAACTCTATTTATGATTCAGTTTTTTTGGCAGTTTCCACATTTTTGGGCCTTAGGTTGGATGTTGGACGATGATTATAGAAGCGGAGGTTTTAAGATGCTTCCCACAGGTAAGAAAGATGCAGCTACCGTACTTCAAATAATAATGTACACTATTTGGATGATGGCGGTATCTATAATACCGGTATTTGGTATAACGGGTAGATTGCAGTTGTCTATAGTGGCAGCTGTTATTATTTTCTTGATGGGTGCGGTTATGCTAGGCTTTGCTTTTCAGTTATATAGACATAGGGATAACGTTTCCGCAAGAAAATTAATGTTGGCAAGTGTTAGTTATATTACATTAATGCAAATAGTGTACGTAATAGATAAATTTTTAGCTTAA
- a CDS encoding energy transducer TonB: MEPKKNPKADLTKNSSLYFVIGLFAVMLFTYVAFEWKTYDEVNDYDISMNVDDLLDEEVPMTEQIKTPPPPPPPAAPEIIEVVEDEEEVEETVIESTETSQEEEIVEVEDVVVDEIEEDVDVPFAVIEDVPVFPGCENESDKRACFNKMIQKHIGKNFRYPEIAQEMGVQGRVSVMFVIQKDGSIGNVRMRGPDKNLEAEAARIINKLPKMTPGKQRGRAVRVPFSIPINFKLQ, translated from the coding sequence ATGGAACCTAAAAAGAATCCAAAGGCGGATTTAACAAAGAACAGCAGTCTTTATTTCGTTATCGGTTTATTTGCAGTAATGTTATTTACTTATGTAGCATTTGAGTGGAAAACTTATGATGAGGTAAACGATTATGATATTTCTATGAATGTGGATGATCTTTTAGATGAAGAAGTTCCAATGACAGAACAGATCAAAACTCCACCACCTCCACCGCCACCGGCTGCACCAGAAATTATTGAGGTTGTAGAAGATGAAGAAGAAGTTGAAGAAACTGTAATTGAGTCTACAGAAACCAGTCAAGAAGAGGAAATCGTTGAGGTTGAAGACGTTGTTGTAGATGAAATTGAAGAGGATGTAGATGTACCTTTTGCAGTAATTGAAGATGTACCTGTATTCCCAGGCTGTGAAAACGAAAGTGATAAAAGAGCTTGTTTCAATAAAATGATTCAAAAGCACATTGGTAAAAACTTCCGTTACCCAGAAATTGCTCAAGAAATGGGTGTTCAAGGTAGAGTTAGTGTAATGTTCGTAATTCAGAAAGATGGTAGTATCGGTAACGTAAGAATGCGTGGTCCAGATAAAAACCTTGAAGCTGAAGCTGCTAGAATTATCAACAAGTTGCCTAAAATGACACCAGGTAAACAAAGAGGTAGAGCGGTACGTGTTCCTTTTAGTATTCCAATTAACTTTAAGTTACAGTAA
- a CDS encoding VanZ family protein, with the protein MMFVTFFSLFSLSGVGSSRFNIPHMDKAVHFTFYSVMVVLGYLAMRSKTVQQAKRSKLLWYIVLFAVTYGIIIEVLQHVLTTDRHGDPLDALANSIGAFVGMFVIRFLFFRTPSLK; encoded by the coding sequence ATGATGTTCGTAACATTTTTCAGCTTATTTTCTTTATCGGGTGTTGGTTCTTCTAGGTTCAACATACCGCATATGGATAAGGCCGTGCATTTTACCTTTTACTCCGTTATGGTGGTCTTAGGTTATTTGGCAATGAGGAGCAAAACAGTCCAGCAGGCTAAGCGTTCTAAGTTGTTGTGGTACATAGTTTTATTTGCTGTAACATACGGCATAATTATTGAGGTATTACAACATGTATTGACGACTGATCGTCACGGTGATCCTTTAGATGCACTTGCAAATTCAATAGGGGCTTTTGTAGGAATGTTTGTCATAAGATTTCTATTTTTTAGGACCCCGTCGTTAAAATGA
- the gcvH gene encoding glycine cleavage system protein GcvH — protein MNIPAELKYTKDHEWVKIDGDIATVGITDFAQGELGDIVYVEVDTLDETLDREAIFGTVEAVKTVSDLFSPLSGEIVEFNEGLEDEPEKVNSDPYGEGWMVKIKFSDASELDDLLSDAAYKEIIGG, from the coding sequence ATGAACATACCAGCTGAATTAAAATATACAAAAGATCACGAGTGGGTTAAAATAGACGGTGACATTGCTACGGTAGGTATTACAGATTTCGCACAAGGTGAATTAGGTGATATTGTTTATGTAGAAGTAGACACTTTAGATGAAACCTTGGATCGTGAGGCTATCTTTGGTACTGTTGAAGCGGTTAAAACGGTATCTGATTTATTTTCCCCATTATCAGGTGAAATTGTTGAGTTCAACGAAGGTTTAGAAGATGAACCTGAAAAGGTGAATTCTGATCCCTATGGAGAAGGTTGGATGGTGAAGATTAAATTTAGCGATGCAAGCGAACTAGATGATTTGTTGAGTGATGCTGCATATAAAGAGATAATTGGTGGTTAA